A DNA window from Setaria viridis chromosome 2, Setaria_viridis_v4.0, whole genome shotgun sequence contains the following coding sequences:
- the LOC117846466 gene encoding isopentenyl-diphosphate Delta-isomerase I, protein MAGAAGDDAGMDAVQRRLMFEDECILVDEQDNVVGHESKYNCHLMEKIESENLLHRAFSVFLFNSKYELLLQQRSATKVTFPLVWTNTCCSHPLYRESELIQENYLGTRNAAQRKLLDELGIPAQDAPVDQFTPVGRMLYKAPSDGKWGEHELDSILIMVRDVKLQPNPDEVADVKYVNREQLKELIQKADAGEDGMKLSPWFRLIVDNFLMRWWDHVEKGTLSEVVDMETIHKLKD, encoded by the exons ATGGCCGGTGCGGCGGGCGACGACGCCGGGATGGACGCCGTCCAGAGGCGGCTCATGTTCGAGGACGA GTGCATTTTGGTGGATGAGCAGGACAATGTTGTTGGCCATGAATCAAAGTACAACT GCCATCTGATGGAAAAGATTGAATCTGAGAATCTGCTCCACAGGGCTTTCAGTGTGTTCCTTTTCAACTCAAAATATGAGCTGCTACTTCAG CAAAGGTCTGCAACAAAGGTTACATTTCCTTTAGTTTGGACCAACACCTGCTGCAGCCATCCTCTGTACCGTGAGTCTGAACTTATCCAGGAGAACTACCTTG GTACGAGAAATGCAGCACAGAGGAAGCTCCTGGATGAGCTGGGCATCCCAGCTCAAGATGCCCCGGTTGACCAATTCACCCCTGTTGGTCGGATGCTCTACAAGGCTCCATCTGATGGAAAATGGGGCGAGCATGAGC TTGACTCCATCCTGATCATGGTCCGGGACGTGAAGCTGCAGCCGAACCCAGATGAGGTCGCGGACGTGAAGTATGTGAACCGCGAGCAGCTGAAGGAGCTGATCCAGAAGGCGGACGCCGGCGAGGACGGCATGAAGCTCTCCCCCTGGTTCCGGCTGATCGTCGACAACTTCCTGATGCGCTGGTGGGATCATGTGGAGAAGGGCACCCTCAGCGAGGTCGTGGACATGGAGACCATCCACAAGCTGAAGGATTGA
- the LOC117844769 gene encoding uncharacterized protein, whose amino-acid sequence MSKKKAVTTMTLKDFHGGSIPSELPLPSAPGVTPRPADRPVASASPVAAAVARPRVPVASPTAAAAAMPSFLTTPSRIGRHFDEDERTPFEPAAPRRPAPSPTSFAPAPVVVPARSGPGNAWGPRREAAPVASPVGPAPASTGGQIWSATRIAQASAVEKVISGRWHPSKPSSPPAPVSAPVVETPVAPPQMERPRSVGVREVDGGVERGAAPVRPASHEGRVGDGRVAEVPERPKLKLLPRSKPVEAPEPSPTYVEDKQVHQVQVTVNVMKVEAVHDVNQNVMAAKTGVLGADAETESRVAERPRLNLKPRSNLTGQSDEITVKERQSLFGGARPREQVLKERGVDVLASDLEKTSPVGRSKGESAKVEQKVEAMSINPSSVQRGEGFPAGHRDPMNGDRKEYKRDTDRADAYRPTRREDNRRVARDVEKPPEQPRPEPETWRKPVEPPKPEVTTPRFGKAATALELAQAFSTSMSDTLPQSRLTSVPSPRVPPSPGGRDQSGFSRLTDNRALHSSPSQRKINGY is encoded by the exons atgtcgaagAAGAAGGCGGTCACGACGATGACCCTCAAGGACTTCCACGGCGGCTCCATCCCCTCCGAGCTCCCGCTCCCCTCCGCCCCAGGAGT CACCCCGCGCCCGGCGGACCGCCCCGTCGCCTCCGCGTCccccgtcgcggccgcggtcgcaCGGCCCCGCGTCCCGGTCGCTTCCCctaccgccgcggcggccgcgatgCCTTCCTTCCTCACCACCCCGTCCCGCATCGGGCGCCACTTCGACGAGGACGAGCGCACACCCTTcgagcccgccgcgccgcgccgcccggcgccgtcGCCCACGTCGTTCGCCCCCGCCCCCGTTGTGGTCCCTGCCAGATCCGGGCCCGGGAACGCCTGGGGCCCGAGGAGGGAGGCCGCTCCGGTCGCGTCCCCGGTTGGTcccgcccccgcctccaccgGCGGCCAGATCTGGTCAGCGACACGCATCGCCCAGGCGAGCGCGGTGGAGAAGGTGATCTCCGGGAGATGGCACCCGTCGAAGCCCTCGTCTCCGCCGGCGCCAGTGTCGGCTCCAGTGGTGGAGACGCCCGTGGCCCCGCCGCAGATGGAGAGGCCAAGGTCTGTTGGCGTGAGAGAGGTGGATGGTGGGGTCGAGAGGGGCGCAGCACCAGTGAGACCCGCGTCGCATGAAGGAAGGGTTGGGGATGGGAGAGTCGCGGAGGTGCCGGAGAGACCAAAGTTGAAGCTGCTTCCTCGATCCAAGCCAGTCGAGGCTCCTGAACCATCTCCTACCTATGTTGAAGATAAGCAG GTGCACCAGGTCCAGGTTACTGTGAATGTCATGAAGGTTGAGGCTGTTCATGATGTGAATCAGAATGTGATGGCAGCTAAAACAGGAGTGTTAGGAGCAGATGCTGAGACTGAGAGCAGGGTAGCAGAACGACCACGGCTGAATCTGAAACCTCGTTCGAATCTGACAGGACAGTCTGATGAAATTACTGTAAAGGAAAG GCAATCCCTCTTTGGTGGTGCTCGCCCCCGGGAACAA GTTCTCAAAGAACGTGGAGTAGATGTATTGGCCAGTGATCTTGAAAAGACTTCACCTGTTGGCAG GTCTAAAGGTGAATCTGCAAAAGTTGAGCAGAAGGTTGAAGCTATGTCCATTAACCCTTCTTCTGTTCAAAGGGGTGAGGGTTTTCCAGCTGGTCATAGAGACCCAATGAATGGTGATAGGAAAGAATACAAGCGGGATACAGACAGGGCTGATGCATATAGACCTACTCGTCGAGAGGACAACAGGAGGGTCGCCAGAGATGTGGAGAAGCCGCCGGAGCAACCACGCCCAGAACCTGAAACCTGGCGTAAGCCAGTGGAGCCACCGAAGCCTGAAGTTACAACACCTCGTTTCGGGAAGGCAGCAACTGCATTGGAGCTCGCCCAAGCCTTCTCAACATCCATGTCTGATACCTTGCCACAGAGCCGATTGACAAGTGTTCCTAGTCCAAGGGTTCCTCCGAGCCCAGGTGGTAGGGATCAGTCTGGGTTTTCCAGGCTCACTGACAACAGAGCGTTACACTCCAGCCCTTCCCAGCGGAAGATAAACGGCTACTGA
- the LOC117844770 gene encoding uncharacterized protein yields the protein MKLFAFVRRARRQAPTSPAPAAAAPEDAAATATTTAEPTEKRRRRPSRSSSSGSAAWKPTLGAISEDAAVTAAALAKAQAKPAAKAKAARSPRRATRAAASYDDFRHYGPPTVLPAFSPTAFLF from the exons ATGAAGCTGTTCGCGTTCGTGAGGCGCGCGCGCCGGCAGGCGCCGAcgtcgcctgcgccggccgcggcggcgcccgaggacgccgccgccaccgccaccaccaccgccgagcCCAcagagaagcggcggcggaggccatcgcggtcgtcgtcgtcggggtccGCGGCGTGGAAGCCGACGCTGGGCGCCATCTCCGAGGAcgccgccgtgaccgccgcggcgctggcgaAAGCGCAGGCGAAGCCGGCCGCCAAGGCCAAGGCGGCGAGGTCGCCCCGTCGCGCCacccgggcggcggcgagctacgACGACTTCCG GCACTACGGGCCGCCTACGGTGCTGCCGGCGTTCTCGCCGACGGCGTTCCTGTTCTGA